The stretch of DNA AACTAAATCTGACGAGAACATAGAACAACCGGCCCAATTTAAGGAACCAATTGAAAAAGTTCCATCCCCAGTTGAGGCAGTAGTTGTTGCCGCTGCCGTTACAGCCGAGGAAGCTAAACCAAGCGATGTTGAAGAGAAAAAGCCAGTTGAGGCTATAGTAGCTCAGGAAGTCGAACAGAAAGCAATTGAGCAAGAACCAATTGAAACTGCCCCCACTTCCTCGAACGCTGAACCAGAAACCAAATCTGATATCGTAGAAGAGAAACCTACTGTTGCGGAGGAAACCAAGCCTGTTGAAGCCGCCTCGGTTCCAGTTGTGGCGGAGGAAGAGAAGCCAAGTGAAGCCGCCGTCGTTACAGTTCTGGAGAACGAAAAACCAACTGCTGCTGATGAAGCCGCCGCTACCGTTGTCGAAGAAGCTATCGAGAAGAAGACTGTAGAGTGCATAGAAGCCATCCCAAATGCTCCAGTCGAGGTCGCGACCGAACTAAAAGAAGCAATTTCCGAGGTGGTGGATCAAATTCTAGACAAGGCTGTCGACAAGGTAGAAAATGAAACTGTGGCTATCGCTGAAGAGCCAAAAAAGGTGGAGCCGGCACCCGAGGTGGTCCAAGCGCAACCGGTTGAGCCAATCCCAGCTGAAAAAGAAGAACTTGTTACGGAAACAACTGTCCCGGAACCAAGCGTCACACCAGTCGTTACTGAAGAACTGAAAGTTGAGGCACAAGCACAAGAAAATGTCACCGAACCCGAACCCATTTCGGAGGCCGATGAAATTAGCAACACGATCGATGATCTTCCACCACCACCGCCACCGCCAGCCACCGACGACGAACCGGTGCCAGACTCGCTTCCTTCGCCGCTGCCAACAATCGCTGCTGCTGCCCCCGAAGATGCAGCCGATGAACAGAATCTCTCGGTCGACATTTCCTCTCCACTCCCACAGAATTCTCTGGATTCGCTTCCATCACCGCCCACACTGTCCCAAAGCGACGCCATGAGCTTACCTCCTCCGCCAGAATCCCCCACCACCACACTGACCTCGATAGAAACTACCGAACAGTGTCTTCCCGCTGCACCCGTTTCCGAAACATCCGCTCTTCCCACTCCACCAGAGTCCGCCGCACCAGTCGCTGTCACCGAACAGGAGAAACTTCTGCTGGATGATGCACCAGCATCAGTGGCGGTAGCAGAAGATAAATCGGTAGAGGTAGCAAATGAGGAAACCGTAGCCAAAGTGACGGAAGTGATCGTTCCCGAACAGACGGTGGAAGTTGAGGAAATAACACTGTCGGCTGTGTCGGTGCAGGATGTGTTGTCGGCGGTAGCAGGACTCAGCAAGAAAGAGGAACAGATCGTTGAACAGAAAGAGCGAGAGGAAGTGTCGGCACCGGCTCAGCCCGCAGATGCGACCGAGATCGTCGTCAAAAAGGTGAATAACATTCATTAGCAACCAAACCAAATCAAAATcagtaccccccccccccccccccctctcaaaTCAATTAGCCAGTCACAAGTTATTACAAACTCTTTGCTCGTCTCTTTCTCACATTCTTTGGAGTTGTGTTTTACTAGTGTTTGTTTAGTCTGATAACAATTGCGTATTTTAAACCGTgccatatcttttttttttgtttcgttttgtaCATTTGCCCAATTATAGGCCCAAGAACACATCGTTCTGATTTTTGTTTCCTTCCATTTActcttttttgtttcttacctTTGGTTGTACGTTACATTCAACGGATTTTGATTGGGTGATGTTTTGGAAAATGTAATGCGAGAGTGTTAAGGGTCTTCTgttaatggtttttttttcttgtaatgaTATTGCACCACTAAAGCTCCAAGCAAAAAGTTCCACTGAACGATTGTATATTATTTTGTTGACTTCTTCACTTGGAAGGTTGCGTTATTTATGGTTAATGCCTTTTGCCTAAGTTTATGCACTGGTATATAGATTGTTCGGGCGATTGTAAACATGTAATGACACTCCGTTCACATACTCTATATACTTTTGTGTAAATTTTACGAtggtgtttgtgtatgatttgGTTTTTCATTATatcattgtttttttattcatcgAATGGGAATGCGAGCTATGCAAACATTGTTTGATGACGTATCGAACAAAAAATTCCATCATCAACGCATACACTTTTTGAGTGTTTATGCAAATAGTGCATCAGACTATTTTTATCGATAAAAATTAGTAGAGAGTGCGTTGTGTTCATCTAATTCGTGTGGTTGAGTTCCTAACCCTGCAGTTCTCGTCTATAAGATAGAATAGCTGATCGAAACAACGTCGATTGGAGATCGAACGAGTCACACGGAAAACATCAATCGACATGATGCTGCCTTTTGTGATACATTATTTTGGTCGTTTTTCCCCTTTGTAAATGAATTGCTGTGAATTCTAGTTGTGTCGAGCAATGTTTGTGTTCCTTAGGCTAAAACCTCCGGCGGACGATCCTAAAATAACCtagttgaaataatattccattcCTATAACAACCCAATTTGTGCTGTGTCGTTGTACACCTTTTCACAATGTTGTGCTATCCTAAAATCCCTACACAAAATAACTATACCTCGAAACCCCGAAATGCTAAAATATATTTGGCGTAACCCCCGTTAGTATTAATTGTTGAAGTGAACTATATATACTACCACAACTGAACGGACCCATCCTATTTAAACCAAAATTCATCACTATATTAACCTTCCTCTCTCACCTGGGCATTCTGAATCACCTCCAAAATAATCAATTGGTTACGGAATACTATTTTTAACCAAACACATAATCCCCTAATGCTGGTTTCTTGTATAGTAGTGCGTGATCCATTCTACTAGAGCTACATTGTTCATAACAATCATACATTTTTGCGTTAATGTTTTATTTGAGCATTTATCATCATCTGTGGGAGAAGTGCGTGAGATCTCTGTGTCTCACACCCCACCTCTCCCATGTAAATAATACTGCACTAGCACAGCATCACCTCACTACTGTTGTTTTCTCGTTCTCTATCTTCCCTTTTCCGATCTCTACTTttacacgacaaaaaaaaaacaatcacaaaACCGACACCCAACCACTACAGCAGAACGGCACCGTCGAGAATGGCAGCACTGAGAATGGAACGACCGAAAACGGAGCGGTTGAGAACGGTCAGAACGGTGTGCACGAGACCTCCGCCACCGAGAGCTTGAACGGAGACGCAGAACACAAGAAGAAGGAGGTAAGTGTTGTTGGGAATCGGCTCCGCTGGGAGGGTACTTATGGGGTATTTATGACAGGAGATTCAAGGAAAATATTGGGTAAATAAAATTGAGCTTTCGATTCCATCCATATCATCAAAAACATCTGATCGAATCTATGcccatagaggcgaatgaactgcaaagtttaaagcctcttaaaaacaaagaaagaaagaaaagaataATCTATGCTCTTACTCGAacgttcttcttcttaaatggcactaatgtTCCTCGAGAAACTTCGTCGTCTCAAcctagtattacttgcgtcatttccattagtacttagttgagattgagtggcgagctctagaatatgcgtgacccACAGTGTAAGTGCACGGAGGAAATtttattgacgaaaaattcccccgtgATGCTAACCATTCGAACGTTATGTGTTGCGAATTTCTTACAATCAAACCTATTTTGGCCGATTTTATTATTCATGTGATTGGTTTGTAATTAAAGTTCCGATTTAACGATAAAATCACAGATAAAGAGTCGGACAAGAGTATCGACGCAACTGTCATAGTTTTCCatgctgtttggtttgcttggcATCCCTAATATTTAGCTTTGGGGAACATTTCAGGAACGTTTCAAAATGTGTAATTCGCAACACGAAAAAAATCGAGCCAGAGCATCGCTTCGAGTAGACTTCATCTATTTATGTTATACGAAATTTCGCTCGGTGGGATAGTGACAAGGACCAAATCGAACTCTCGATTCGAATTACATAATATAGCCCAATAAATGACGGATAGCCTTTGAAGTTCTATTTTTTTCGGATTTGTCGAAACATATGTTATTttgatatgtttgtatgtttctgaattaattgaaatttaggGTTTTACGATTGCTTTTCAGTTAATATTTTCTCGCTGAACTTACAAAAAACGAAGCGCCATTTTGCACTTAAATCAGTGTAACATTTAAATAGACAAAAGACTCAAGTTACCCATTAAAACTGAATAAATAGAATAGAAGAGAATCCCCCCATTCTTCTTGGAACAGCAGAatcatacggactacgcaaagcgaatgattcatactcTGTTACCATGACTAAACCCGATCTAAATATGTCAGTGAATGTTACCTAAGTGAACGAACAGCTAGCTATATACTCAGGGAAGGGTAGtcgaaatatgttttatttttattgctgcTATCCTTTTTCTACTATTTCCTACTCACTTTTTGGTTCGTCTCCTTTTCCCAATGCTGTTCAGAGCGGAATCAATTATATCTCGTTAGCgccgaaaatatttttaagaTAAATAAACGCGAACGAATACAACGAATAATTCCATTACTGTCCTTGATAGTGTGCTGCTTGCTAGAAATCACcagtaaaaatcaattttatttgcGTTATAATGTTGCAAATCACATTGATTTTCGCGTGTCAGGCAATAGAGCCACCGACAACTGTATCCTGCTTGCGACACTCATGTACACCGCGAAGTGATGGTCAAGTCAATGGTTGCTACTTATTGCAGTGCATCATTTTTCGACATAATTGGTCTTGTCGAGCATTGTTGGCCTAGTTATCGGCCGACATCTACGACAATATTGGAGTAACTACGTCATTTATTGACGACTATCATGATTCACCAGAAAAATGAAacagcaaaattattgattataaaaacaataacatcataaGAGATATTTTGAAGCAGCTGGCGATTGTATACAGCTTTTCAGTGGCTGAGGtggaaaacgaaatgaaaaatTGCCCAAGTGTCATACCCTTTGTTGTTAacattgacttgtagcatgtatCAAGTCGACCGGATGGAATTGCGcctttactagcaacaccgatCTAGTGAGTAACAAAACCTGTCTCGTTTTAGTTCTTCTCTCATTCTATCCTCGCAAGTGTCAAATGATGACGTTTGTAATTCTTCATGTATCATTCATCGCTTTGTGCTCGTCTGTGCAGCGGTGATTCACAATGGCGAGAAAGAGATTAGTTTCGCTGTTCAAAACTGTATGCAGTAATTAGTCGTGCTATTCGTTATTAGGTTGagctcggatatgcaatcaaccgGCTTCGTTCTTGCTGCAACAAATGTGAATACCCATTCTGTTCAAGTATCTGAATCATCATCCACTCCTTTTCTGTTTTATATTCGTGAATGGTAGgtagcatgacacattgtgggGCATAGGACAGATATCCAACGTTATTGCGATACCACGGTCGCGCAT from Toxorhynchites rutilus septentrionalis strain SRP chromosome 3, ASM2978413v1, whole genome shotgun sequence encodes:
- the LOC129779729 gene encoding A-kinase anchor protein 200-like isoform X3; translated protein: MGKAQSKRSVDITTDPAKDGVVTEGAGKLEKIEDVDQLKPQVNGDAQHTEGEAPTEDAAAAAVAASPESTTETKTEAEVASVKEETVEEPTIEAAVASPAQETAPPAKAEATTPAAETTPAEPAPAATNGKPEEKEEEKPAAAATAASEPEPAPEAPEKEAEPSPPPAAVVESVVVVEVNKANEDQSAAVPSAAEETPAVETEAKSDTIVVEQEKPVTLESDKPAVEAEPATEAAQEVAEIVGVPASAGPVVVENGDSTPPPPLPSIPPPSQVMVFAEASMSQGLAEPEPDSLNSIPQPSSLPEGEIKQEQVVVVEEQKTEEQVVSPVEPVVVQDQPAESQIAASESPAPVEEPVIEKAEQKPVESIPAPVSEGETKSDENIEQPAQFKEPIEKVPSPVEAVVVAAAVTAEEAKPSDVEEKKPVEAIVAQEVEQKAIEQEPIETAPTSSNAEPETKSDIVEEKPTVAEETKPVEAASVPVVAEEEKPSEAAVVTVLENEKPTAADEAAATVVEEAIEKKTVECIEAIPNAPVEVATELKEAISEVVDQILDKAVDKVENETVAIAEEPKKVEPAPEVVQAQPVEPIPAEKEELVTETTVPEPSVTPVVTEELKVEAQAQENVTEPEPISEADEISNTIDDLPPPPPPPATDDEPVPDSLPSPLPTIAAAAPEDAADEQNLSVDISSPLPQNSLDSLPSPPTLSQSDAMSLPPPPESPTTTLTSIETTEQCLPAAPVSETSALPTPPESAAPVAVTEQEKLLLDDAPASVAVAEDKSVEVANEETVAKVTEVIVPEQTVEVEEITLSAVSVQDVLSAVAGLSKKEEQIVEQKEREEVSAPAQPADATEIVVKKQNGTVENGSTENGTTENGAVENGQNGVHETSATESLNGDAEHKKKEEKIPEKAAQLQQQPPPAAAEVTAE
- the LOC129779729 gene encoding A-kinase anchor protein 200-like isoform X2 — protein: MGKAQSKRSVDITTDPAKDGVVTEGAGKLEKIEDVDQLKPQVNGDAQHTEGEAEKKSGSETTENEKDTNTEKEIKEGAGDAVATVAASSPTTDKAAESSDSEPANKTLENGSNDETLNDSKAAAEDSNKKPKKIKKKWSFRSISFSRKDKPKPTKKEKEGEEKVNGDCEKVPEEPTEDAAAAAVAASPESTTETKTEAEVASVKEETVEEPTIEAAVASPAQETAPPAKAEATTPAAETTPAEPAPAATNGKPEEKEEEKPAAAATAASEPEPAPEAPEKEAEPSPPPAAVVESVVVVEVNKANEDQSAAVPSAAEETPAVETEAKSDTIVVEQEKPVTLESDKPAVEAEPATEAAQEVAEIVGVPASAGPVVVENGDSTPPPPLPSIPPPSQVMVFAEASMSQGLAEPEPDSLNSIPQPSSLPEGEIKQEQVVVVEEQKTEEQVVSPVEPVVVQDQPAESQIAASESPAPVEEPVIEKAEQKPVESIPAPVSEGETKSDENIEQPAQFKEPIEKVPSPVEAVVVAAAVTAEEAKPSDVEEKKPVEAIVAQEVEQKAIEQEPIETAPTSSNAEPETKSDIVEEKPTVAEETKPVEAASVPVVAEEEKPSEAAVVTVLENEKPTAADEAAATVVEEAIEKKTVECIEAIPNAPVEVATELKEAISEVVDQILDKAVDKVENETVAIAEEPKKVEPAPEVVQAQPVEPIPAEKEELVTETTVPEPSVTPVVTEELKVEAQAQENVTEPEPISEADEISNTIDDLPPPPPPPATDDEPVPDSLPSPLPTIAAAAPEDAADEQNLSVDISSPLPQNSLDSLPSPPTLSQSDAMSLPPPPESPTTTLTSIETTEQCLPAAPVSETSALPTPPESAAPVAVTEQEKLLLDDAPASVAVAEDKSVEVANEETVAKVTEVIVPEQTVEVEEITLSAVSVQDVLSAVAGLSKKEEQIVEQKEREEVSAPAQPADATEIVVKKNGTVENGSTENGTTENGAVENGQNGVHETSATESLNGDAEHKKKEEKIPEKAAQLQQQPPPAAAEVTAE
- the LOC129779729 gene encoding A-kinase anchor protein 200-like isoform X4, which produces MGAVKPTEDAAAAAVAASPESTTETKTEAEVASVKEETVEEPTIEAAVASPAQETAPPAKAEATTPAAETTPAEPAPAATNGKPEEKEEEKPAAAATAASEPEPAPEAPEKEAEPSPPPAAVVESVVVVEVNKANEDQSAAVPSAAEETPAVETEAKSDTIVVEQEKPVTLESDKPAVEAEPATEAAQEVAEIVGVPASAGPVVVENGDSTPPPPLPSIPPPSQVMVFAEASMSQGLAEPEPDSLNSIPQPSSLPEGEIKQEQVVVVEEQKTEEQVVSPVEPVVVQDQPAESQIAASESPAPVEEPVIEKAEQKPVESIPAPVSEGETKSDENIEQPAQFKEPIEKVPSPVEAVVVAAAVTAEEAKPSDVEEKKPVEAIVAQEVEQKAIEQEPIETAPTSSNAEPETKSDIVEEKPTVAEETKPVEAASVPVVAEEEKPSEAAVVTVLENEKPTAADEAAATVVEEAIEKKTVECIEAIPNAPVEVATELKEAISEVVDQILDKAVDKVENETVAIAEEPKKVEPAPEVVQAQPVEPIPAEKEELVTETTVPEPSVTPVVTEELKVEAQAQENVTEPEPISEADEISNTIDDLPPPPPPPATDDEPVPDSLPSPLPTIAAAAPEDAADEQNLSVDISSPLPQNSLDSLPSPPTLSQSDAMSLPPPPESPTTTLTSIETTEQCLPAAPVSETSALPTPPESAAPVAVTEQEKLLLDDAPASVAVAEDKSVEVANEETVAKVTEVIVPEQTVEVEEITLSAVSVQDVLSAVAGLSKKEEQIVEQKEREEVSAPAQPADATEIVVKKQNGTVENGSTENGTTENGAVENGQNGVHETSATESLNGDAEHKKKEEKIPEKAAQLQQQPPPAAAEVTAE
- the LOC129779729 gene encoding A-kinase anchor protein 200-like isoform X1, which translates into the protein MGKAQSKRSVDITTDPAKDGVVTEGAGKLEKIEDVDQLKPQVNGDAQHTEGEAEKKSGSETTENEKDTNTEKEIKEGAGDAVATVAASSPTTDKAAESSDSEPANKTLENGSNDETLNDSKAAAEDSNKKPKKIKKKWSFRSISFSRKDKPKPTKKEKEGEEKVNGDCEKVPEEPTEDAAAAAVAASPESTTETKTEAEVASVKEETVEEPTIEAAVASPAQETAPPAKAEATTPAAETTPAEPAPAATNGKPEEKEEEKPAAAATAASEPEPAPEAPEKEAEPSPPPAAVVESVVVVEVNKANEDQSAAVPSAAEETPAVETEAKSDTIVVEQEKPVTLESDKPAVEAEPATEAAQEVAEIVGVPASAGPVVVENGDSTPPPPLPSIPPPSQVMVFAEASMSQGLAEPEPDSLNSIPQPSSLPEGEIKQEQVVVVEEQKTEEQVVSPVEPVVVQDQPAESQIAASESPAPVEEPVIEKAEQKPVESIPAPVSEGETKSDENIEQPAQFKEPIEKVPSPVEAVVVAAAVTAEEAKPSDVEEKKPVEAIVAQEVEQKAIEQEPIETAPTSSNAEPETKSDIVEEKPTVAEETKPVEAASVPVVAEEEKPSEAAVVTVLENEKPTAADEAAATVVEEAIEKKTVECIEAIPNAPVEVATELKEAISEVVDQILDKAVDKVENETVAIAEEPKKVEPAPEVVQAQPVEPIPAEKEELVTETTVPEPSVTPVVTEELKVEAQAQENVTEPEPISEADEISNTIDDLPPPPPPPATDDEPVPDSLPSPLPTIAAAAPEDAADEQNLSVDISSPLPQNSLDSLPSPPTLSQSDAMSLPPPPESPTTTLTSIETTEQCLPAAPVSETSALPTPPESAAPVAVTEQEKLLLDDAPASVAVAEDKSVEVANEETVAKVTEVIVPEQTVEVEEITLSAVSVQDVLSAVAGLSKKEEQIVEQKEREEVSAPAQPADATEIVVKKQNGTVENGSTENGTTENGAVENGQNGVHETSATESLNGDAEHKKKEEKIPEKAAQLQQQPPPAAAEVTAE